In one window of Actinomycetes bacterium DNA:
- a CDS encoding NlpC/P60 family protein translates to MKKLAIGVPVALLLVISLLVVGLATRIIGGSGPSAGAMADIPPEYLTLYQSAADTCPGLPWQVLAAIGKKETNHGRSTLPGVQSGMNFAGAAGPMQFGIGGKAGNTWGGTPVRQVPPDLRYGMDGDGDGIASVYQPADAIFSAARYLCANGAGQGGDLTRAIFAYNRADWYVSQVLAVASGYAAGGAAGLPAGPAVERAVAFAYSQLGQPYRWGAAGEEGTFDCSGLTMRAYQAGGAKIPRTSREQWYFGARVGNPADLLPGDLVFYAYDLGDPATIHHVGIYIGAGNMIDAPRRNTVIRIEPALRGDYIGAVRPTAAPT, encoded by the coding sequence CTGCTCGTCATCAGCCTGCTCGTGGTGGGCCTGGCGACCCGGATCATCGGCGGCAGCGGGCCCAGCGCGGGCGCCATGGCCGACATCCCACCGGAGTACCTCACCCTCTACCAGAGCGCCGCCGACACCTGCCCCGGCCTGCCCTGGCAGGTGCTGGCGGCGATCGGCAAGAAGGAGACCAACCACGGCCGCTCGACCCTGCCCGGGGTGCAGTCGGGGATGAACTTCGCCGGCGCGGCCGGCCCCATGCAGTTCGGCATCGGGGGCAAGGCGGGCAACACCTGGGGCGGGACGCCCGTCCGCCAGGTCCCGCCCGACCTCAGGTACGGCATGGACGGCGACGGCGACGGCATCGCCAGCGTCTACCAGCCGGCCGACGCGATTTTCTCGGCCGCCCGGTACCTGTGCGCCAACGGCGCCGGCCAGGGCGGCGACCTCACCCGGGCCATCTTCGCCTACAACCGTGCCGACTGGTACGTCAGCCAGGTCCTGGCCGTCGCCTCGGGCTATGCCGCCGGCGGCGCGGCCGGCCTGCCGGCTGGGCCCGCGGTCGAGCGCGCCGTCGCGTTCGCCTACAGCCAGCTCGGCCAGCCCTACCGGTGGGGCGCCGCCGGCGAGGAGGGCACCTTCGACTGCTCGGGCCTGACCATGCGGGCCTACCAGGCCGGCGGGGCGAAGATCCCGCGGACCTCGCGGGAGCAGTGGTACTTCGGGGCCAGGGTGGGCAACCCGGCCGACCTGCTCCCGGGGGACCTGGTGTTCTACGCCTACGACCTCGGCGACCCGGCCACCATCCACCATGTCGGCATCTACATCGGCGCGGGCAACATGATCGACGCCCCCCGCCGGAACACCGTCATCCGCATCGAGCCCGCCCTGCGCGGCGACTACATCGGCGCAGTCCGCCCCACCGCCGCACCCACCTGA
- a CDS encoding VWA domain-containing protein has translation MVASARSAPDGAARSLETSLLEFFHRLRDARVPVSMVEVLDAIAALRHVELADRAQFRAALAMTLVKRAEDRQAFDVLFDVCFPFTPGPVAAAGSGGLGPAAATGPASSGTAAEAEPQGPASTDLLEALLDALRHGDRAALRTLAGLAVDRYAGLDAQPDASERYYMYRILRQVELYRLLQLALAAEDGAEDASPQAREELSRRIDDFRRMLAEQVRHRLAVRVGAQQVAELYRDRQLDEIDFLGATFTQLGELRQAVRPLARKLAARVAQKRRLRRRGRLDVRRTVRRSLSSGGVPVNPAFRAVRASKPDLWVLADVSGSVVEFAKFTLALLHAMNQEFARMRSFAFVDGVDEVTGLLDESDQAIDLRNAFARARVVWADGHSDYGNVFERFAERYGPDLDARSTLVVMGDARGNYRDPGIEALQGLRAGARRLYWLNPEPRSEWDTTDSVMSLYAPVCDRVFEVRNLRQLTACVYEIT, from the coding sequence ATGGTTGCAAGCGCAAGGTCCGCGCCGGACGGTGCCGCGCGCTCGCTCGAGACCTCCCTCCTCGAGTTCTTCCACCGCCTCCGGGACGCCCGCGTGCCGGTGTCCATGGTGGAGGTGCTCGACGCCATCGCCGCGCTGCGCCACGTGGAGCTGGCCGACCGCGCCCAGTTCCGGGCCGCGCTGGCCATGACCCTGGTCAAGCGGGCCGAGGACCGGCAGGCGTTCGACGTGCTGTTCGACGTCTGCTTCCCGTTCACCCCCGGCCCGGTCGCGGCCGCCGGGTCGGGCGGCCTCGGGCCGGCGGCCGCGACCGGGCCGGCCTCCTCGGGGACCGCCGCGGAGGCCGAGCCACAGGGTCCCGCCTCCACCGACCTGCTCGAAGCCCTGCTCGACGCGCTGCGCCACGGCGACCGGGCCGCCCTGCGCACGCTCGCCGGGCTCGCCGTGGACCGCTACGCCGGGCTGGACGCGCAACCCGATGCGTCCGAGCGCTACTACATGTACCGGATCCTGCGCCAGGTCGAGCTGTACCGGCTGCTCCAGCTCGCGCTGGCCGCCGAGGACGGCGCAGAGGACGCGAGCCCCCAGGCCCGCGAGGAGCTGAGCCGGCGCATCGACGACTTCCGCCGCATGCTGGCCGAGCAGGTCCGCCACCGGCTTGCCGTCCGGGTCGGCGCCCAGCAGGTGGCCGAGCTCTACCGCGACCGGCAGCTGGACGAGATCGACTTCCTCGGCGCCACCTTCACCCAGCTCGGCGAGCTGCGCCAGGCCGTCCGCCCGCTGGCCCGCAAGCTGGCCGCCCGGGTGGCGCAGAAGCGCCGGCTCAGGCGCCGGGGCCGGCTCGACGTGCGGCGGACGGTGCGGCGCTCGCTGTCGTCGGGCGGGGTGCCGGTCAACCCCGCGTTCCGAGCCGTGCGCGCCTCAAAGCCCGACCTGTGGGTGCTGGCCGACGTGTCCGGCTCGGTGGTCGAGTTCGCCAAGTTCACGCTGGCGCTGCTGCACGCGATGAACCAGGAGTTCGCACGGATGCGGTCGTTCGCCTTCGTGGACGGCGTGGACGAGGTGACCGGGCTGCTCGACGAGAGCGACCAGGCGATCGACCTGCGCAACGCCTTCGCCAGGGCGCGGGTGGTGTGGGCGGACGGCCACTCCGACTACGGCAACGTCTTCGAGCGGTTCGCCGAGCGGTACGGGCCTGACCTGGACGCCCGCAGCACGCTGGTCGTCATGGGCGACGCCCGCGGCAACTACCGCGACCCCGGGATCGAGGCGCTCCAGGGCCTGCGCGCCGGGGCACGCCGGCTGTACTGGCTCAACCCGGAGCCCCGGTCGGAGTGGGACACCACCGACTCGGTGATGAGCCTGTACGCGCCCGTGTGCGACCGCGTGTTCGAGGTGCGCAACCTGCGCCAGCTCACCGCCTGCGTCTATGAGATCACCTGA
- a CDS encoding LLM class flavin-dependent oxidoreductase: MPDARPTSPPPGRLVRLAVVLDTRNPVGRLTEVARMCDRVGIAALWLEDAPEPTPRLEAWTTLALLAPVTGQARVGALLDTGQRPPAILAAMVATLGATAGDRLELCLRDAPPPAGPGRLAAYVEAFLDTLAETAVPARLDAGASSLSAAVRSGPAVRPTLSVEAAGPEQLGWAVGVVDGLLLPGRDAAGAALPFEQVLAAAAEARQACLVAGRDPATLGIAARLPVSVGRTTAEAHARWQAEPAFARLGRPEEVAVFGTLERCHDRVIELAHAGVTDLRCLLPNSLDVHDVIAQVTAMTIGTLAQLTPGAPRSPAPEPPAGWGGRPRWTGT, translated from the coding sequence ATGCCCGACGCTCGGCCAACGTCGCCGCCACCCGGGCGCCTGGTCCGCCTCGCCGTCGTCCTCGACACCAGGAACCCGGTCGGCCGGCTCACCGAGGTGGCCCGGATGTGCGACCGGGTCGGCATCGCCGCCCTCTGGCTCGAGGACGCGCCCGAGCCTACGCCCCGCCTCGAGGCCTGGACCACCCTCGCCCTGCTCGCGCCCGTGACCGGCCAGGCCCGGGTCGGCGCCCTGCTCGACACCGGCCAGCGGCCGCCCGCCATCCTGGCAGCGATGGTCGCCACCCTCGGCGCCACCGCGGGCGACCGCCTCGAGCTGTGCCTGCGCGACGCTCCCCCGCCCGCCGGGCCGGGCCGGCTCGCCGCGTACGTGGAGGCGTTCCTGGACACCCTGGCCGAGACGGCGGTGCCGGCCAGGCTGGACGCCGGCGCCAGCTCGCTCTCTGCCGCCGTGCGCAGCGGCCCGGCCGTGCGGCCCACGCTGTCGGTCGAGGCGGCCGGGCCCGAGCAGCTCGGCTGGGCCGTCGGCGTCGTCGACGGCCTGCTCCTGCCCGGCAGGGACGCCGCCGGCGCCGCCCTGCCCTTCGAGCAGGTCCTGGCCGCCGCGGCCGAGGCGCGCCAGGCCTGCCTGGTGGCCGGGCGCGACCCGGCCACCCTGGGCATCGCGGCCCGCCTGCCCGTCTCGGTCGGGCGCACCACCGCCGAGGCGCACGCCCGCTGGCAGGCCGAGCCGGCCTTCGCCAGGCTCGGGCGGCCCGAGGAGGTCGCCGTGTTCGGCACCCTCGAGCGATGCCACGACCGGGTCATCGAGCTGGCTCATGCCGGCGTCACCGACCTGCGCTGCCTGCTGCCGAACTCCCTCGACGTGCACGACGTGATCGCGCAGGTGACGGCGATGACGATCGGCACGTTGGCCCAGCTCACCCCCGGCGCCCCCCGCTCCCCCGCCCCGGAGCCGCCAGCCGGCTGGGGCGGGCGCCCCCGGTGGACCGGAACCTAG
- a CDS encoding DUF742 domain-containing protein produces MSTGDWYDDDPVVRPYAMTGGRTRPAHADLEVESLVSTTSVGEASAQALNFEQQLIALLCRDVLSVAEVSARLDLPLGVARVLVGDMSEEGLVMVHRPADPNDRPDLALLERVLYGLKAI; encoded by the coding sequence ATGAGCACCGGGGACTGGTACGACGACGATCCAGTCGTCCGGCCCTACGCGATGACCGGCGGGCGCACGCGTCCAGCCCATGCGGACCTGGAGGTGGAGTCGCTGGTCTCGACCACGTCGGTGGGTGAGGCGTCCGCGCAGGCGCTCAACTTCGAGCAGCAGTTGATCGCCCTGCTCTGCCGTGACGTGCTCAGCGTGGCCGAGGTCTCGGCCCGGCTCGACCTTCCCCTCGGCGTGGCTCGCGTGCTCGTCGGTGACATGTCCGAGGAGGGCCTGGTGATGGTCCACCGTCCCGCCGACCCCAACGACCGCCCGGACCTGGCCCTCCTGGAACGGGTGCTGTACGGGCTCAAAGCCATCTAG
- a CDS encoding roadblock/LC7 domain-containing protein, translating to MTKPSRAAQNLSWLMTNFVERVVGTIHTLVVSSDGLPLAMSDGLDRLRADQLSAVVSGLSSIADGAARHFGGGSVTQTIVEMDKGFLFVMAVSDGSCLAVLASTDCEIGLIGYEMALLVARAGDMLTPAVRAELQASLPR from the coding sequence ATGACCAAGCCCAGTAGAGCGGCGCAGAACCTCAGCTGGCTGATGACGAACTTCGTCGAGCGGGTGGTCGGCACCATCCACACGCTGGTGGTGTCGTCCGACGGGCTGCCGCTGGCCATGTCCGACGGGCTCGACCGCCTCCGGGCCGACCAGCTCTCGGCGGTCGTCTCCGGCCTGTCGAGCATCGCCGACGGGGCCGCCCGTCACTTCGGCGGCGGCTCGGTCACCCAGACCATCGTGGAGATGGACAAGGGCTTCCTGTTCGTGATGGCCGTCAGCGACGGATCCTGCCTTGCCGTGCTGGCCTCGACGGACTGCGAAATCGGGCTGATCGGTTACGAGATGGCGCTGCTCGTGGCTCGAGCGGGAGACATGCTCACCCCGGCCGTGCGGGCCGAGCTGCAGGCCTCGCTCCCGCGATGA
- a CDS encoding nitrate- and nitrite sensing domain-containing protein: MLANLPIRSKLIAVLVVPMLVLTVLTLIQIRSILKAGDQADRVNRLTGFAVELSAFVHELQRERGLSAGYVAAGAGYGGMIAQRVWVTQELRDFTADAAALDLDGFDSRLRQRLQAAKAELAKLGTQRQAIDDRRGTSVDGTFRYYSGAIANLLEVEAAIAAETDDSEVLRSTSAFTALARAKEATSQERDLVNAVLSVGRFGPKQYEQFVSVIGSEETWVAQFQSSATAPQREFYQRTATGAHIQRAVGYRNAVLESGTRGRIATDLSGGSAVTAGPGAKQAASSNAKNWYVVMTAKVDLLRQVESKLAADLVSASAASESSASRQAAVSSGVLLVALALTLGISLLVGRSMVGPLRRLRHTAIDVAEQRLPGAVERLQRGERVDVVAETAPIGIASRDEIGQVTEAFNSVHRVAVQVATDQAALRKSVADTFLNLARRSQTLIHRQLKMIDRLERKTTDPDELEELFRLDHLATRMRRNAEDLIVLSGAKPARRWGRPVPLNDVIRGAIGEVEDYTRVTLLPAAGLAVVGQAVGDVIHLLAELIENATSFSPPHTKVHVAGQPTATGYVVEIEDRGIGLSDAELFDANERLSSPPAMDLALSQRLGLFVVARLAEHHGIKVQLRHSWYGGVTALVGLPEALIARLSGMPEVAGGGRRGELAAPAHGEDDGEAPANGLPIFEGARSDWFAGGGELVHMPMDRHGAEHGVNGRLPVGRGPRAGIPPQGTPSQGTPSQGTPLREAGRRGPRPPDDAPLPQADDVLPLIQDELPLIQKEAGAPAPPAAAPGEAAAHLPRRVPQASLAPGIVANGQATDPEAGRGSTLPRRTPDDVRALLSSYRSSVERGRHVASTDAFRSSAGDDDDQAQ; encoded by the coding sequence TCCGGTCCAAGCTCATCGCCGTCCTGGTCGTGCCGATGCTGGTCCTCACCGTGCTCACCCTGATCCAGATCAGGTCGATCCTGAAAGCGGGCGACCAGGCCGACCGGGTGAACAGGCTGACCGGCTTTGCCGTGGAGCTGTCGGCGTTCGTCCACGAGCTGCAGCGGGAACGCGGCCTGTCGGCCGGCTACGTGGCCGCCGGGGCCGGGTACGGCGGCATGATCGCCCAGCGCGTGTGGGTGACCCAGGAGCTGCGCGACTTCACCGCCGACGCCGCGGCGCTCGACCTCGACGGCTTCGACTCCCGCCTGCGCCAGCGGCTCCAGGCGGCCAAGGCCGAGCTGGCCAAGCTCGGCACCCAGCGCCAGGCGATCGACGACCGCCGGGGAACGTCTGTGGACGGGACGTTCAGGTACTACTCGGGCGCGATCGCCAACCTGCTCGAGGTCGAGGCCGCCATCGCCGCCGAGACCGATGACAGCGAGGTCCTGCGCAGCACGTCGGCGTTCACCGCGCTCGCCCGGGCCAAAGAGGCCACCTCCCAGGAGCGCGACCTCGTCAACGCCGTGCTGTCGGTCGGCCGCTTCGGGCCCAAGCAGTACGAGCAGTTCGTGTCCGTGATCGGCTCCGAGGAGACCTGGGTCGCGCAGTTCCAGAGCTCCGCCACCGCTCCCCAGCGGGAGTTCTACCAGCGCACGGCGACCGGCGCGCACATCCAGCGGGCCGTCGGATACCGCAACGCCGTCCTCGAGAGCGGCACTCGCGGGCGGATCGCCACCGACCTGTCCGGGGGGAGCGCGGTGACCGCCGGCCCCGGCGCCAAGCAGGCCGCCTCGAGCAACGCGAAGAACTGGTACGTCGTGATGACCGCCAAGGTCGACCTGCTGCGTCAGGTGGAGTCCAAGCTCGCCGCCGACCTGGTCTCGGCGAGCGCCGCCTCGGAGTCGTCGGCCTCCAGGCAGGCCGCGGTGTCCAGCGGGGTCCTGCTGGTCGCCCTCGCCCTCACCCTGGGCATCTCGCTGCTCGTCGGGCGCTCCATGGTCGGGCCGCTCCGGCGCCTGCGGCACACCGCCATCGACGTGGCCGAGCAGCGGCTCCCCGGGGCGGTCGAGCGGCTGCAGCGTGGGGAGCGCGTCGACGTGGTGGCTGAGACGGCACCGATCGGGATCGCCTCGCGGGACGAGATCGGGCAGGTCACCGAGGCGTTCAACTCCGTCCACCGGGTCGCCGTCCAGGTCGCCACCGACCAGGCCGCGCTGCGCAAGAGCGTCGCCGACACCTTCCTGAACCTGGCCAGGCGCAGCCAGACTCTGATCCACCGCCAGCTCAAGATGATCGACCGCCTGGAACGGAAGACGACCGACCCCGACGAGCTGGAAGAGCTGTTCCGGCTCGACCACCTGGCCACGCGCATGCGCCGCAACGCCGAGGACCTGATCGTGCTCTCTGGCGCCAAGCCGGCCCGGCGCTGGGGTCGCCCGGTGCCGCTCAACGACGTCATCCGGGGCGCGATCGGCGAGGTGGAGGACTACACCCGGGTCACTCTGCTGCCGGCCGCTGGCTTAGCCGTGGTCGGCCAGGCCGTCGGCGACGTGATCCATCTGCTCGCCGAGTTGATCGAGAACGCGACCTCGTTCTCCCCGCCCCACACCAAGGTGCATGTCGCCGGGCAGCCTACAGCCACCGGTTACGTGGTCGAGATCGAGGACCGCGGCATCGGCCTGTCCGACGCCGAGCTCTTCGATGCCAACGAGCGCCTGTCCAGCCCGCCGGCCATGGACCTGGCGCTCAGCCAGCGCCTCGGCCTGTTCGTGGTCGCGCGCCTGGCCGAGCATCACGGCATCAAGGTTCAGCTCCGACACTCCTGGTACGGCGGGGTGACGGCGCTGGTGGGGCTGCCCGAGGCGCTGATCGCGCGGCTGTCCGGCATGCCGGAGGTGGCCGGTGGCGGGCGGCGGGGCGAGCTGGCCGCCCCGGCCCACGGCGAGGACGACGGCGAGGCGCCCGCCAACGGCCTGCCGATCTTCGAGGGGGCCAGGTCGGACTGGTTCGCGGGCGGCGGCGAGCTGGTGCACATGCCCATGGATCGCCACGGCGCCGAGCACGGCGTCAACGGACGCCTGCCGGTCGGGCGCGGCCCCCGGGCCGGCATTCCGCCGCAGGGCACGCCATCGCAGGGCACGCCATCGCAGGGCACGCCGCTGCGCGAAGCCGGCCGCCGCGGGCCGCGCCCGCCCGACGACGCCCCATTGCCTCAGGCCGACGACGTGCTCCCCTTGATCCAGGACGAGCTCCCCCTGATCCAGAAGGAGGCGGGCGCCCCGGCACCGCCCGCAGCAGCGCCCGGCGAGGCTGCGGCCCACCTGCCGCGCCGGGTCCCCCAGGCCAGCCTCGCCCCCGGCATCGTCGCGAACGGGCAGGCGACCGACCCGGAGGCGGGTAGGGGCAGCACGCTCCCACGCCGCACACCGGACGACGTCCGAGCGTTGCTGTCGAGCTACCGCTCCAGCGTCGAGCGGGGGCGCCACGTGGCATCGACCGACGCCTTCCGGTCCTCAGCAGGGGACGACGATGACCAAGCCCAGTAG